The genome window CGCGCGCATCGTCGCCTTCCACTTCGGGGACAGCCATCCGTGTCGACGCCCTCCTCTCCCTCGTCGCGACCCCCCGTCATCTCCGCGGGGATGGTTCTGGTCGACCATCTGACGCCGCCGATCCCTCGGATGCCGAAGGCCGGCGAGTTGATCGCCGTGGAACAGCTTTATCTCGCCACCGGCGGCGGTGTGTCGAACACGAGCATGGCGCTGGGGAGGCTGGGAGTGCCGGTCTCGGCGTCGGCCCGGATCGGCGACGACGCCTTCGGGCGGTTCATCGTCGAGACGCTGCAATCAGGAGGGGTCGGGACGGAGTACATCCAGGTCGACCCGGAGCGCGAGACCAGCCAGACGCTCATCGTGAACGTCCAGGGGGAGGACCGCCGGTTCATCCACACCCTGGGGGCGAACCGCGGCTATGAAGCGGCCGACATGGACGAGGCCCTCTCCGTCCCGCCCAAGGTCCTGCACATCGGCTACTTCCTGATCCTGCCGAAGCTGGACGGGGCCGAGTTGGCGAAGCGGCTCGCCCGCGTGCAGCAGGCCGGCGGCCACACGATCCTGGACGTCGTCACCCCGGGCGAGGGGGACTACATCACTCCCCTGCGCGAGGTGCTCCCCTACACCGACGTCTTCGTCCCCAACACCGACGAGGCCGCTCTCATCCTGGGCGAGCACGACCCGATCCGCCAGGCCCGCGCCTTCCGCGACATGGGAGCCCGCCGCGTTGTGGTGACGATGGGCGACCGGGGTCTGGTCTCGCTCTCGGACGACAACGAGGTCCGCATGGGCACCTTCCCCGTCACCTTCGTCGACGGCACCGGCGGCGGCGACTCGTTCAACGCCGGCTACATCGTCGGTCTTCTGGAAGGTCGCAATGAGATCGACTGCCTCACCCTCGCCAGTGCCGTCGGCGCGAGCTGCGTGCGTGAGGTCGGCGCCACCACCGGCGTCTTCCGCCGTGGCGAGGTCGACGAGTTTCTCGCCCGCCACGAGATCCCTGTCGACCGGATCGCGGTGAGCTGAGTTGGCGGGAAGTCGGCGAACCGTCGTCAGCGAGGCCGATAGTTGCTCCTGTCGAGACAGGCATCGTA of Paludisphaera rhizosphaerae contains these proteins:
- a CDS encoding carbohydrate kinase family protein, translated to MSTPSSPSSRPPVISAGMVLVDHLTPPIPRMPKAGELIAVEQLYLATGGGVSNTSMALGRLGVPVSASARIGDDAFGRFIVETLQSGGVGTEYIQVDPERETSQTLIVNVQGEDRRFIHTLGANRGYEAADMDEALSVPPKVLHIGYFLILPKLDGAELAKRLARVQQAGGHTILDVVTPGEGDYITPLREVLPYTDVFVPNTDEAALILGEHDPIRQARAFRDMGARRVVVTMGDRGLVSLSDDNEVRMGTFPVTFVDGTGGGDSFNAGYIVGLLEGRNEIDCLTLASAVGASCVREVGATTGVFRRGEVDEFLARHEIPVDRIAVS